In one Dermatophilaceae bacterium Sec6.4 genomic region, the following are encoded:
- a CDS encoding DUF222 domain-containing protein yields MFDSLQAAAPPREVPLSAAEVRSWIVRMLTLDDDASTDERLAQITVLEALKGAAAAAQAGLTVAVYDQQRGADQARGIAQADTARCVGARVALARRESPHRGSRHLGLAQALVEELPCTYGALRRGEISEWRAVIVAQETACTTRQIRATVDQDIAEDLARVSDRRARALAGGRTAELDAASVVAKRSRAVASRRVSVRPAPDGMAILTAVLPCADAISAYVALQRAAEERTHVPTENRSRGQQVADLLIERLTGREVGTGYDVRINLVMDTGSLLAGGNTPARLDGYGPITADLARELVTDADKTTLRRLFTTPHDTDLVRMETTARTYTGLLRELITLRDEVCRTPYCDAPIRHIDHIQPHAAGGPTSYNNGQGLCANCNYTKEHPDWQPAITTRPPLLPGQKPRRDTRLEQHFRKLIDIKILTDGPHLIQRN; encoded by the coding sequence ATGTTCGATTCCCTTCAGGCGGCAGCACCTCCCCGTGAGGTACCGCTATCTGCTGCGGAGGTGCGTAGTTGGATCGTTCGGATGCTGACGTTGGATGACGACGCGTCCACCGATGAACGACTGGCGCAGATCACTGTGTTGGAAGCGTTGAAGGGTGCCGCGGCTGCGGCGCAGGCGGGCCTGACCGTCGCGGTGTACGACCAGCAGCGCGGTGCGGATCAGGCGCGTGGGATCGCCCAGGCCGACACAGCCCGGTGCGTGGGTGCCCGGGTCGCGTTGGCCCGGCGGGAATCACCGCACCGGGGGTCGCGTCACCTGGGTCTCGCGCAAGCCCTGGTCGAGGAACTGCCCTGCACCTACGGTGCGTTACGGCGGGGGGAGATCAGCGAGTGGCGGGCGGTGATCGTGGCGCAGGAAACGGCGTGTACGACCCGGCAGATCCGAGCCACAGTCGATCAGGACATCGCCGAAGACCTCGCCCGGGTCTCTGATCGGCGGGCGCGGGCCCTCGCGGGCGGGCGGACCGCGGAACTGGACGCGGCCAGTGTCGTCGCGAAACGATCCCGCGCGGTGGCATCCCGGCGAGTCAGCGTGCGACCCGCACCGGACGGGATGGCGATCCTGACCGCTGTCCTACCCTGCGCCGACGCGATCAGCGCCTACGTGGCCCTGCAACGGGCCGCTGAAGAAAGAACCCACGTACCGACCGAAAATCGGTCGCGCGGGCAACAGGTGGCCGACCTACTGATCGAACGCCTCACCGGCCGCGAAGTCGGCACCGGGTACGACGTACGGATCAACCTGGTCATGGACACCGGTTCCCTCCTCGCGGGCGGTAACACCCCCGCCCGGCTGGACGGATACGGACCCATCACCGCCGACCTCGCCCGGGAACTGGTCACCGACGCGGACAAAACCACCCTCCGGCGACTGTTCACCACGCCCCACGACACCGACCTGGTCCGGATGGAAACCACCGCCCGCACCTACACCGGGCTACTGCGTGAACTGATCACCCTCCGCGACGAGGTCTGCCGCACGCCCTACTGCGACGCGCCGATCCGACACATCGACCACATCCAACCGCACGCAGCCGGAGGACCCACGTCCTACAACAACGGCCAAGGGCTGTGCGCAAACTGCAACTACACCAAAGAACACCCCGACTGGCAGCCCGCCATCACCACCAGGCCGCCGCTACTGCCCGGGCAAAAACCCCGACGCGACACCCGCCTCGAACAACACTTCCGCAAACTGATCGACATCAAAATCCTGACCGACGGGCCACACCTCATTCAGCGCAACTGA
- a CDS encoding SRPBCC family protein, giving the protein MPSPLIVSASRAIPLGLDETFQRTLTAPLSQLFSRRYGVLPVIRSTTGFIEPWGSAVGQSRTIRTADGGSMLETLLQVDAPRSFAYQLGSITGPMVVLAASVEGTWSFEPVGTGTRVTWSWTVRAANGVGALALPAFGRMWRGYARQALEELERALLA; this is encoded by the coding sequence ATGCCGTCGCCGCTGATCGTTTCCGCCAGTCGTGCCATTCCCCTGGGGCTGGACGAGACGTTCCAGCGGACGCTGACAGCCCCTCTGTCGCAACTCTTCTCCCGCCGGTACGGCGTACTTCCGGTGATCAGATCGACAACCGGATTCATTGAGCCGTGGGGCAGCGCGGTCGGCCAGTCACGCACGATCCGAACCGCGGACGGTGGGTCGATGCTGGAAACCCTGCTGCAGGTCGATGCTCCGCGGTCCTTTGCTTACCAGCTCGGCAGTATCACTGGTCCGATGGTGGTGCTCGCTGCCTCGGTGGAGGGCACCTGGTCCTTCGAACCGGTCGGCACCGGCACCCGAGTGACGTGGTCATGGACAGTGCGAGCAGCCAACGGAGTCGGCGCGCTCGCGCTCCCGGCATTCGGCAGGATGTGGCGTGGCTACGCCCGTCAGGCGCTGGAGGAACTGGAACGCGCGCTACTGGCCTGA
- a CDS encoding PDZ domain-containing protein — MSSNHVADGGSRGSRLQPSTVRWLVFAVVMVVIIAALNLIHVPVAILRPGPAQNTLGNINGKPVVTVSGHPTYPTSGALDFTTVSLAGGPQYPVSVWEWATAHLNSNAEFASADEYFPKGVTGKQVQQQDAADMSGSQQTAQVVALRSLGIKVPESVLVGEINPNAPAAKFLKVNDVVRSINGSPLTRLASARQVLNKVAPGTSVTLEVTRGNNPMTLKVPTEKNPDGAGSLIGFYPLPRYKLPFPVTVDAGNVGGPSAGTMFTLAIYDKLTPGSLTAGKRFAGTGTMAEDGTVGPIGGIRQKMVGAHDSGAKYFLAPASDCTEAHGHVPSGLTVIRIATFNDALNAVRKVAAGQAGSLPSC, encoded by the coding sequence ATGAGCTCGAATCACGTCGCGGACGGTGGATCGCGAGGTTCACGGCTGCAACCGAGCACCGTTCGGTGGTTGGTCTTCGCGGTCGTGATGGTCGTGATCATCGCGGCACTGAACCTGATCCACGTACCGGTGGCTATCCTCCGGCCGGGTCCCGCGCAGAACACATTGGGCAACATCAATGGCAAGCCCGTTGTCACCGTTTCCGGTCACCCGACCTACCCCACCTCCGGGGCGTTGGACTTCACCACCGTCTCGCTTGCCGGCGGTCCGCAGTACCCGGTCAGCGTCTGGGAGTGGGCAACGGCACATCTCAACAGCAATGCCGAATTCGCATCGGCCGACGAATACTTTCCCAAGGGCGTGACCGGAAAACAGGTCCAGCAGCAGGACGCGGCCGACATGAGCGGTTCGCAGCAGACCGCGCAGGTGGTGGCGCTGCGCAGCCTCGGTATCAAGGTGCCGGAGAGCGTGCTGGTGGGTGAGATCAATCCGAACGCACCCGCGGCGAAGTTCCTGAAGGTCAACGATGTCGTACGCAGCATCAACGGGTCGCCTCTGACGCGCCTGGCCAGCGCCCGGCAGGTGCTGAACAAGGTGGCGCCCGGCACGAGCGTCACGCTCGAGGTCACCAGGGGGAACAATCCGATGACCCTGAAGGTGCCGACGGAGAAGAATCCTGACGGTGCGGGATCACTGATCGGCTTCTACCCTCTGCCGCGTTACAAGTTGCCGTTCCCGGTGACTGTGGATGCTGGGAATGTAGGCGGACCGTCGGCCGGCACCATGTTCACCCTTGCCATCTACGACAAGCTGACGCCGGGCTCGCTGACTGCCGGAAAGCGGTTCGCGGGGACGGGGACCATGGCCGAGGACGGCACGGTGGGCCCGATCGGTGGGATCCGGCAGAAAATGGTCGGCGCGCACGACTCGGGCGCGAAATATTTCCTTGCTCCCGCATCGGACTGCACAGAGGCGCACGGCCACGTGCCGTCCGGGCTGACGGTGATCCGAATCGCCACCTTCAACGACGCCCTGAACGCCGTACGCAAGGTGGCAGCGGGCCAGGCTGGGTCCCTGCCCTCCTGCTGA
- a CDS encoding biotin carboxylase, producing MTSDNPAPMKDSTTPATTATAKKAAARKATAQKTAATKTAPGKTTARATVKKATVRKATVKKVAEPVEPVEQVFTDGADREVSLGTDAAFAAPAPMPGNVLRSISDIRHAMRTNTTPVFFFGATPFNLLGLDRWVRNFSYVSYYDGWDGAHPRIFTPHDKPYVEFASGEEVNHWLLRNEEVRAYVAAKTPTGVRPKVAMVFVDEETETICDEAGYDLILPPASLRHRLDSKLETTRMANEAGVPSVPNVMGNVHDWKGLCALAKKAGLGDDLVIQSAYGDSGKTTYFVDGPESFKKHAEDIIDEDVKIMRRIDNFPVAVEAVLTSCGTIVGPFMSELTGHSELTPYRGGWCGNEMFPAVLSEQARAKATDMVIRLGDRIGKEGYRGFFEVDVLVDLLDDEVYLGELNPRISGASAITNVTAGAYADVPLFLFHLLDYLDIEIDIDVNEINERWQRISGADEWSHMIIKETADTVELIRSAAATGQYSLAADGELIFRRAALDWHQLQNESEAFFLRVYGAGDYRWKGADLGVLVTKGRLQQEVDGKVVLTERARALVDAVRSRYTGVAVDKDGMPVSAVK from the coding sequence ATGACGTCCGACAACCCGGCGCCGATGAAGGACAGCACGACACCGGCCACCACGGCGACTGCAAAGAAAGCCGCCGCGCGCAAGGCCACCGCCCAGAAGACCGCAGCGACGAAGACCGCGCCTGGCAAGACCACAGCAAGGGCAACCGTCAAAAAAGCGACGGTCAGGAAAGCGACCGTCAAAAAGGTAGCTGAGCCCGTGGAGCCCGTCGAGCAGGTTTTCACAGATGGCGCCGACCGCGAGGTCAGCCTCGGCACCGACGCCGCCTTTGCGGCGCCCGCTCCCATGCCGGGGAATGTGCTGCGCAGCATCTCCGACATCCGGCACGCCATGCGTACCAACACCACGCCGGTCTTCTTCTTCGGCGCGACCCCGTTCAACCTGCTCGGGCTGGACCGCTGGGTCCGTAACTTCTCCTACGTCAGCTACTACGACGGTTGGGACGGCGCCCACCCGCGCATCTTCACCCCCCACGACAAGCCCTATGTGGAGTTCGCGAGCGGCGAAGAGGTCAACCACTGGCTGTTGCGCAACGAAGAGGTCCGCGCCTATGTCGCCGCGAAGACTCCTACCGGTGTACGCCCCAAGGTTGCGATGGTTTTCGTCGACGAAGAGACCGAGACGATCTGCGACGAGGCGGGGTACGACTTGATCCTGCCGCCCGCGTCGCTGCGCCACCGGCTGGACTCCAAGCTCGAAACCACCCGGATGGCCAACGAGGCCGGGGTGCCCAGCGTGCCCAACGTGATGGGCAACGTGCACGACTGGAAGGGGCTGTGCGCACTCGCGAAGAAGGCTGGCCTCGGCGACGATCTGGTCATCCAGTCTGCCTACGGCGACTCGGGCAAGACCACCTACTTCGTGGACGGCCCGGAGTCCTTCAAGAAGCACGCGGAGGACATCATCGACGAAGACGTGAAGATCATGCGTCGCATCGACAACTTCCCGGTGGCCGTCGAGGCGGTACTCACCAGCTGCGGAACGATCGTCGGCCCGTTCATGAGCGAGTTGACCGGTCATAGCGAGTTGACGCCCTACCGCGGCGGGTGGTGTGGCAACGAGATGTTCCCCGCCGTACTGAGCGAGCAGGCACGCGCCAAGGCGACCGACATGGTCATCCGCCTGGGTGACCGGATCGGCAAAGAGGGATACCGCGGCTTCTTCGAGGTCGATGTCCTCGTCGACCTGTTAGACGACGAGGTGTACCTCGGTGAGCTCAACCCGCGCATCAGCGGCGCCTCCGCAATCACCAACGTCACAGCCGGCGCGTATGCAGATGTGCCACTGTTCCTCTTCCACCTGTTGGACTACCTCGACATCGAGATCGATATCGATGTGAACGAGATCAACGAGCGGTGGCAGCGGATCTCCGGCGCAGACGAGTGGTCGCACATGATCATCAAGGAAACGGCCGATACCGTCGAACTGATCCGCAGTGCCGCCGCGACAGGTCAGTACTCGCTGGCCGCCGACGGTGAACTGATCTTCCGCCGCGCAGCGCTGGACTGGCATCAGCTGCAGAACGAGAGCGAAGCGTTCTTCCTACGCGTCTACGGCGCGGGCGACTACCGCTGGAAGGGCGCCGACCTCGGCGTGCTGGTCACCAAGGGCCGCTTGCAGCAGGAAGTAGACGGGAAAGTCGTGCTGACCGAGCGTGCGCGGGCCCTGGTCGATGCCGTGCGGTCGCGGTACACCGGCGTGGCGGTCGACAAGGACGGCATGCCGGTCAGCGCGGTCAAATAG
- a CDS encoding molybdenum cofactor biosynthesis protein MoaE — MNQDPRVRIAQLRDSPLSVQEVLAAVSDDETGGISLFVGQVRAHDHAEFVTSLDYSAHPSAEQVLYDVVLEALNDDVTAAAAVHRTGRLVVGDLAVVVAVSAAHRHAALTACAQLIDTLKHTVPIWKHQVFGDGKDEWVGL; from the coding sequence ATGAATCAGGATCCACGGGTACGTATCGCCCAACTTCGGGATAGCCCGTTGTCGGTGCAGGAGGTACTTGCCGCTGTCAGCGACGACGAAACCGGCGGCATCAGTCTGTTCGTGGGTCAGGTGCGTGCACACGATCATGCTGAATTCGTGACGAGCCTGGACTACAGCGCGCACCCGAGTGCCGAGCAGGTTCTCTACGACGTGGTCCTCGAAGCCTTGAACGACGACGTGACCGCTGCCGCGGCGGTGCACCGGACGGGCCGGTTGGTGGTGGGCGATCTCGCCGTTGTCGTCGCCGTCAGCGCAGCGCACCGACACGCCGCGCTCACCGCGTGTGCGCAGCTGATCGACACCTTGAAGCACACGGTCCCGATTTGGAAACACCAGGTATTCGGCGATGGCAAGGACGAGTGGGTAGGCCTGTGA
- a CDS encoding NAD-dependent epimerase/dehydratase family protein, which translates to MSSPDRRVRLGRSVQPIAVTRPGGPIAGAVAGRWVGRGGQVVALQGDLASPLVGAELGGVDALVHVVTPTDLSRDQAEDPSARRDRLVREVRTLLLACAANAVSQLVVVTAAQIYGAAVDNPTPMPADSPLRARGHDGLIADLVAVEQALAEVGPAYPAVRIAVLRPASVVGGVDTVTTRHFTAPRLLRVAGGAPTWQFCHVEDLAAAVEVTIDVGLAGPLPVGAPGYLTQAEIEERSGMRPVEVGASTAGAIASRLHRLGTLKSPESDLDFVTHPLVVDSAALLAAGWEPTYDNALCLAVLLEDAAGHRRATPRFGARDAAALGAASAAVAVGATAAIMRRRRRKG; encoded by the coding sequence ATGAGTTCCCCAGATCGGCGTGTTCGCCTAGGGCGCAGCGTCCAGCCGATCGCGGTGACCCGTCCGGGCGGTCCGATCGCCGGCGCTGTGGCCGGTCGGTGGGTCGGGCGCGGGGGCCAGGTGGTCGCTCTGCAGGGTGATCTGGCGAGCCCGTTGGTCGGTGCTGAACTGGGTGGCGTCGATGCCCTGGTACACGTCGTCACGCCGACGGACCTGTCGCGTGACCAGGCCGAGGATCCGAGCGCGCGACGTGACCGTCTGGTGCGCGAGGTGCGGACTCTGCTGCTGGCCTGCGCGGCCAACGCCGTCTCGCAGCTCGTCGTGGTCACCGCCGCACAGATCTACGGGGCGGCTGTCGACAACCCGACCCCGATGCCCGCGGACAGCCCCTTGCGGGCCCGTGGACATGACGGTCTGATAGCGGATCTCGTCGCCGTTGAGCAGGCCCTCGCCGAGGTCGGCCCGGCCTACCCCGCCGTGCGTATCGCGGTCCTGCGGCCGGCATCCGTAGTGGGCGGGGTCGACACCGTGACCACCCGGCACTTCACCGCACCGCGTCTGTTGCGTGTCGCCGGCGGTGCTCCGACCTGGCAGTTCTGCCATGTCGAAGACCTCGCCGCAGCGGTCGAGGTCACGATCGACGTGGGCCTCGCCGGTCCGCTGCCGGTGGGTGCACCCGGTTATCTGACCCAGGCCGAGATCGAAGAGCGCAGCGGGATGCGACCGGTCGAGGTCGGTGCCAGCACGGCCGGCGCGATCGCCAGCCGATTGCATCGGCTCGGGACCTTGAAGTCCCCGGAGTCCGATCTGGACTTCGTCACGCACCCGTTGGTGGTCGATTCCGCGGCCCTGCTCGCAGCAGGTTGGGAGCCGACGTACGACAATGCTCTCTGCCTCGCGGTGCTGCTGGAGGATGCAGCGGGCCACCGCCGCGCAACACCTCGTTTCGGGGCCCGGGACGCCGCCGCACTCGGCGCTGCCAGTGCAGCGGTGGCCGTGGGGGCAACTGCCGCGATCATGCGGCGTCGACGCAGGAAAGGTTGA
- a CDS encoding UPF0182 family protein, which yields MSSADDLGPSRDADFHENSPTLLRGRRRHPVLRRLLFLAAVFIVGQFAANVWTSQLWFDNLGFKAVYRTELLTRTALFALAFLLTEVLCHVGVWMAYRYRPLRVPDAAGEAMHRYRVSIEPFRRSGAMLVVPMFALLVAVSAAGQWRVPLLWWGRTSFGATDPQFGRDIGFYVFTMPLIEMAIGFATVILVLSLVLAGLTHYIYGGILLRDGGLRATRLARTHLGLLIVALLLVRAAGWWWGRYALVYKSGRAITGVDSTSVSATLPIHEILAVSAVLTALLFLVLLRSRNWRLPTTAIAMLSACAVIFGGLYPDVIGTLRANGPESKSQASYVQREIDGTRAAYGVSGVTADAYAAGSKLPAGTTAAELAKQVGPQPLLDPVTAGGIFQKLKATPPASFDAVLDTGRTGSGAAVSPTVVGARTIDPSEIPKQQSGWVGRHLVYTHSTGVISADSTIAGGGSPSFVTTPEAARSRIYFGSGLPSYSVVGGKAIEADGDKTTGYRYDGTGGVALGGIMRRVAYAASFRSVDMLTSRSVSTTSRVIYNRDPVDRVRQVAPWLSVDQGTYPVQAGGRTLWVVDGYTTSARYPYSRAQELPTAPGVTGPEVNYVRSAVKATVDAYDGTVRLYTWDAKDPILRAWQKVFPGSLLPRSQMPAQVASQLRYPQAQFEMQRSVLAVFRHKDRASFVAQKSSWALPLDPTSGTAVLQPSQYQPVTLPGATSPTYGLSATYVDPGKKGPLTGFVVADGDGSASSSLHLLKVSGAARSPQQFQDDLLASVTTSSSMPGTLQQFFEGRSREKELVIRGSLLTVPAAGGMVQIEPLFVRADGDKAYPVLKAVVVGYGATTAKGGKIAWGSTLKAALADLATAK from the coding sequence ATGAGTTCTGCGGACGATCTCGGACCTTCGCGCGACGCGGACTTCCACGAGAACTCGCCCACCCTGCTACGTGGGCGGCGTCGTCATCCAGTGTTGCGCCGACTGCTGTTCCTCGCTGCAGTCTTCATCGTGGGCCAATTCGCGGCCAACGTGTGGACATCGCAGCTGTGGTTCGACAACCTCGGCTTCAAGGCGGTCTACCGGACCGAACTACTCACTCGCACAGCACTGTTCGCGCTCGCATTCCTGCTGACCGAAGTGTTGTGTCACGTCGGTGTGTGGATGGCCTACCGGTACCGCCCACTGCGCGTACCGGATGCCGCCGGGGAGGCGATGCACCGTTACCGAGTCTCGATCGAGCCCTTCCGAAGGTCGGGCGCGATGCTGGTGGTGCCGATGTTCGCGCTGCTGGTGGCCGTCAGTGCGGCGGGCCAGTGGCGGGTACCGCTTCTGTGGTGGGGGCGCACCAGTTTCGGTGCCACCGATCCGCAATTCGGCCGCGACATCGGGTTCTACGTCTTCACCATGCCGTTGATCGAGATGGCGATCGGGTTCGCGACGGTCATTCTGGTGCTGTCGCTGGTTCTGGCCGGTCTCACGCATTACATCTACGGCGGAATTCTGCTGCGCGACGGGGGTCTGCGTGCGACCCGGCTGGCGCGCACCCACCTCGGTCTGCTGATCGTCGCGCTCCTGCTGGTGCGGGCCGCCGGATGGTGGTGGGGCCGGTATGCGTTGGTGTACAAGAGTGGCCGCGCCATCACCGGCGTCGACAGCACGTCAGTGTCGGCGACCCTGCCCATCCACGAGATCCTGGCCGTCTCCGCTGTGCTCACTGCGCTGTTGTTCCTGGTGCTGCTGCGCTCACGGAACTGGCGGTTGCCGACCACTGCGATCGCGATGCTCTCCGCGTGTGCAGTGATCTTCGGGGGCCTCTACCCTGACGTGATCGGCACGCTGCGGGCGAACGGGCCGGAGTCGAAATCTCAGGCCTCCTACGTGCAGCGCGAGATCGACGGCACCCGCGCGGCGTACGGCGTCTCCGGTGTCACAGCCGATGCGTACGCAGCGGGCTCGAAACTACCGGCGGGCACGACCGCTGCCGAGTTGGCGAAGCAGGTCGGCCCGCAGCCGTTGCTGGACCCGGTCACGGCCGGCGGCATCTTCCAGAAGTTGAAGGCGACCCCGCCCGCTTCCTTCGACGCCGTCCTGGACACCGGGCGCACCGGTAGCGGCGCCGCAGTGTCCCCGACGGTCGTCGGAGCGCGGACAATCGACCCGTCGGAGATCCCGAAGCAGCAGAGCGGCTGGGTCGGGCGTCATCTGGTCTATACGCATTCCACCGGCGTGATCTCGGCTGACTCGACGATCGCAGGCGGGGGATCACCGTCGTTCGTGACCACGCCGGAAGCCGCGCGCAGCCGCATCTACTTCGGCTCGGGCCTGCCGTCCTACTCAGTCGTCGGGGGCAAGGCCATCGAGGCGGACGGGGACAAGACAACCGGCTACCGGTACGACGGCACCGGCGGAGTTGCGTTGGGCGGAATCATGCGGCGGGTGGCCTATGCCGCGTCCTTCCGGTCGGTCGACATGCTGACGTCGCGGTCGGTGAGCACGACATCGCGGGTCATCTACAACCGCGACCCGGTCGATCGTGTGCGGCAGGTCGCGCCGTGGCTTTCGGTGGACCAGGGCACCTACCCGGTCCAGGCGGGTGGCCGGACGCTGTGGGTCGTGGATGGCTATACGACCTCTGCGCGGTACCCGTACTCACGCGCTCAGGAGTTGCCGACGGCGCCCGGTGTCACCGGACCGGAGGTCAACTATGTGCGTAGCGCCGTGAAGGCGACGGTGGACGCCTACGACGGCACGGTGCGGTTGTACACCTGGGATGCCAAGGACCCGATCCTGCGCGCCTGGCAGAAGGTGTTCCCGGGGTCATTGCTCCCGCGTTCGCAGATGCCCGCCCAGGTTGCGTCCCAGTTGCGCTACCCGCAGGCCCAGTTCGAGATGCAGCGCTCCGTGCTTGCCGTGTTCCGCCACAAGGACCGTGCGTCCTTCGTTGCGCAGAAGTCGTCGTGGGCGTTGCCGCTGGACCCGACCAGTGGCACAGCGGTTCTGCAGCCCTCGCAGTACCAACCTGTCACGTTGCCGGGCGCGACCTCCCCGACCTACGGGCTGTCGGCAACCTACGTCGATCCCGGCAAGAAGGGTCCACTCACCGGCTTCGTGGTGGCGGACGGCGACGGATCGGCCAGTTCGTCACTACATCTTCTGAAGGTCAGCGGTGCTGCTCGCAGCCCTCAGCAGTTTCAAGATGATCTGTTGGCGTCGGTGACGACCTCCTCCAGCATGCCTGGCACACTGCAGCAGTTCTTCGAGGGACGATCGCGGGAGAAAGAGCTGGTCATCCGCGGAAGTCTGCTCACGGTTCCGGCCGCGGGCGGCATGGTGCAGATCGAACCGCTGTTCGTGCGAGCCGACGGTGACAAGGCCTACCCCGTGCTCAAGGCTGTTGTCGTCGGGTACGGCGCCACGACCGCGAAAGGCGGCAAGATCGCCTGGGGCAGCACGCTGAAGGCGGCGCTCGCCGACCTCGCCACCGCGAAGTGA
- a CDS encoding PPA1309 family protein has translation MPTTPDPGPSTSFSPLVNCAVDTEKHVSRAGWDQAPRLFAIARNAGLLAREPALAAQLGAADAEGLSTIEQEGLAPTSSLESLLGRLAWPPEVDGVAVAVERIVVPPEAENDLPADPQQAADALAAHPDRADVRLLVAVLRDGESICLLRQRAHDFDDRVAVGSQIAPGLVEALRATLTA, from the coding sequence ATGCCGACCACCCCAGATCCGGGTCCTTCCACGTCGTTCTCCCCCCTCGTGAACTGCGCCGTCGACACAGAGAAACACGTGTCGCGGGCAGGGTGGGACCAGGCCCCGCGCTTGTTCGCGATTGCCCGCAACGCGGGCCTACTCGCCCGTGAGCCCGCCCTGGCCGCGCAACTGGGAGCCGCGGATGCGGAGGGGTTGAGCACCATCGAGCAGGAGGGTCTGGCTCCCACGTCGTCGCTGGAGTCACTGCTCGGTCGGCTCGCGTGGCCGCCGGAGGTCGATGGCGTGGCAGTCGCCGTCGAGCGCATCGTGGTCCCCCCCGAAGCCGAGAACGATCTACCTGCCGATCCCCAGCAGGCCGCCGACGCACTCGCCGCGCACCCCGACCGGGCCGACGTGCGCCTGCTGGTCGCGGTGCTGCGTGACGGCGAATCGATCTGCCTGTTGCGTCAACGGGCCCACGATTTCGATGACCGCGTTGCTGTCGGGTCGCAGATCGCGCCCGGGCTGGTCGAAGCCCTCCGCGCGACTCTCACTGCCTGA
- a CDS encoding serine hydrolase, which produces MPVNQEPDLVADVTLENWQTGPHVQWSFQHVDEVVRTAPILTGDSPTPLLSAPAPLQDLPVTLNDGSNVSVQWVMDSTDTDGWIVWRGGKVLAEHYPRGMQPHTRHLLMSVSKSLTGAVAGVLIHQGLLDPARAIASYIPALATRGYGSATVRDLLDMRSGIRFSEEYTDPEAEVRVMEQVMGWATPTSSDLPGTLYDFLAGLQQKGPHHGPFEYRSCESDMLGWVCEAASGRRMTDLLSELLWSPMGAEYGAYIGVDSVGNGMYDGAICTTLRDLLRFGTLLLHGGRSTTGVQVLPEAFITDTWLGDSESAAAFANSPTVHLMPGGMYRNQCWFPAADRSVLLCLGIHGQMVYVNRVTGVVAAKMSSWADPQHAWKLFSTIRAFDTIGIHLTTPLHHQP; this is translated from the coding sequence GTGCCCGTGAATCAAGAGCCCGATCTCGTCGCTGACGTCACTCTGGAGAACTGGCAGACAGGGCCCCATGTGCAGTGGTCTTTCCAGCATGTGGATGAGGTCGTGCGGACCGCGCCGATCCTGACGGGCGACTCCCCCACCCCGCTGCTCAGCGCCCCCGCACCACTGCAGGACCTGCCCGTGACACTGAACGATGGCAGCAACGTGTCGGTGCAATGGGTGATGGACTCCACCGATACCGACGGCTGGATCGTCTGGCGCGGTGGCAAGGTGCTCGCCGAGCACTACCCGCGCGGGATGCAGCCGCACACCCGTCATCTGCTGATGTCGGTGAGCAAGTCGCTCACCGGTGCCGTGGCCGGCGTGCTCATCCATCAGGGACTACTCGACCCCGCGCGCGCGATTGCGTCCTACATCCCGGCGCTGGCCACCCGCGGATACGGCAGCGCCACGGTGCGGGACCTGCTGGACATGCGCTCCGGCATCCGGTTCTCCGAGGAGTACACCGACCCCGAGGCCGAGGTCAGGGTCATGGAGCAGGTCATGGGATGGGCCACGCCCACATCCTCAGACCTACCGGGCACCCTCTATGACTTCCTCGCCGGGCTGCAGCAAAAGGGACCGCATCACGGTCCGTTCGAATACCGCAGCTGCGAATCGGACATGCTCGGGTGGGTGTGTGAAGCGGCCAGCGGGCGCCGGATGACCGATCTGCTGTCCGAGCTGTTGTGGTCGCCGATGGGCGCGGAGTACGGGGCGTACATCGGCGTGGATTCCGTCGGTAACGGCATGTACGACGGTGCGATCTGCACGACGTTGCGCGATCTGCTGCGCTTCGGGACGCTGTTGCTGCACGGCGGGCGGTCCACGACCGGCGTCCAGGTGCTCCCCGAAGCGTTCATCACCGACACCTGGCTGGGCGACAGCGAATCTGCCGCCGCCTTCGCGAACAGCCCCACGGTGCACCTGATGCCCGGCGGGATGTACCGCAACCAGTGCTGGTTCCCCGCGGCCGACCGCAGTGTGCTGCTCTGCCTCGGAATTCACGGACAGATGGTCTACGTCAACCGGGTCACCGGAGTGGTCGCGGCGAAAATGTCCTCATGGGCCGACCCGCAACATGCCTGGAAACTCTTCAGCACCATCCGCGCCTTCGACACCATCGGGATCCACCTCACGACGCCGTTGCATCATCAGCCGTGA